In Sulfolobales archaeon, the genomic window AGCTTGAACCCCTCCTCTATATATCTAAGCTTCTCAACAGCTATAGCCCTTTTAATCGATGCTACAGCATCTGGGTCTGATGATGCTATTTCCCTCACAACCTCTCTAGATCTTCTCTCCAGGAGCTCTTGATCAACAACCTCATCCACAAGACCCATGGAGAGTGCTTCATCAGCAGATATAGATCTGCCGCTTATAGCTAGATAAGTAGCCCTTCTAACCCCGATATTCCTCCACCCAGTTAGAGGTGTTAGAGGTGGTATAAGACCTAGTCTAGCGCCTGTTATCGCAAGGCTAGCCCTTCTAGAGGCTATCACATAATCCACTATATGGAGTAGCTCAACAGCTATGCCAAATGCAGGGCCGTTTAACGCAACCACCACAGGCTTCTCAAGCATAGCTATACCCTCAAAGGCTCTTCTAGCCAGGCTGAAGATCTCCTCAACCCTTTTCACATCCGTAGCCTCCAAGATCTCCTTTAGATCCACCCCCGCCGAGAAATAATCACCCTCACCCGTAACTACCAAGCCTATAACCCCCCGATCCCTGGATATCCTCTCAACAAGATCTATAAACCCCTTAGAAACCTCAGAGCTCCACGCATTCCTCCTCTCAACCCTGCTAATCCTAGCCCACATAACCCCAGAATCATCAACATAGCTCTTAACAGCCATTTAGACCACCAACACCAGTTCCACATAGAAACTATATTAAAACATATGATCCTCGCCATCTACTTCATAGCTACCATAGCTACTTCGAAAGTAGAATCATCACAATCAGACCCATTGGCACCTAGCTCACACTTAGCTAACCCAATTGTATAGTTCCCACTTAAAACCCTAGGTATAAAAGCCTTAAACACGGCTGTGTATAGAGAAGAAAGGCTGAGAGGATCTCATGATGGGAAGGGGGATTGCTTCCTTTATCTATCCGCGTTGAGTA contains:
- a CDS encoding enoyl-CoA hydratase/isomerase family protein, whose product is MAVKSYVDDSGVMWARISRVERRNAWSSEVSKGFIDLVERISRDRGVIGLVVTGEGDYFSAGVDLKEILEATDVKRVEEIFSLARRAFEGIAMLEKPVVVALNGPAFGIAVELLHIVDYVIASRRASLAITGARLGLIPPLTPLTGWRNIGVRRATYLAISGRSISADEALSMGLVDEVVDQELLERRSREVVREIASSDPDAVASIKRAIAVEKLRYIEEGFKLIAESAMREETRRRIKEFLSRR